AAAAAGGAGATACTTTATTTACTATCGATAAAAGAGATTACCAATTAAAAATCGACGAAGCTAATGCTGCTTTATTAGGTGCTGAAGGTCAATACGAAGCTGCAAAAGCTGATATTGGAAGCGCAAATGCAAGTATTTCTGTTTCTGATGCTCAAATGAAATCTGCAACTGGTTCTATCGAAAGTGCTAAAATTAGATTAAGACAAATTACAAACGATTACAACCGTTACAACAATTTGTATAAAACTCATACGATTACAAAACAACAATATGAGCAGGCTTTATCTTCAAAAGAAGAAGCTGAAAACCAAGTTCGCGTTTTAGAACAACAACAAAGAGCAAGTTCTTATCAAAAATCAGTAATTGAATCTAAATCAAAAGCTTCTGATAAACAAACTGAAGTTGCTGCTGCAAATATCAAAAAAGCAAAAACAATGCTTGATGTTGCACATTTAAATCTTAGCTATACTGTAGTTACTGCTGCAATTGATGGTCAGGTTTCTAAAGTAGATATTCAACCAGGACAATTAGTTCAACCAGGACAATCTTTATTTTATATCATCAATAATAATGAAGCTTGGGTTGTTGCAAACTTTAAAGAAACACAATTAAACAAAATGATTGTTGGACAAAAAGTAAGCTTAAAAGTTGATGCATATCCAAACTACGAATTCAAAGGAATCGTAACTTCATTTTCTCCTGCAACTGGATCTCGTTTTTCATTATTACCTCCTGATAATGCAACTGGAAACTTCGTAAAAACGATCCAAAGATTACCAGTAAAAATTAGTTTAGATGAATCTAACGATCCTGAAAAAGTAAAATTATTACGTCCGGGAATGAATGTTGATGTAGATGTACATTTAAAATAAAATATGGCAACAGCAGTACAAGCAGATGACGATTTAGTAGAATACGGTTATAGACGTGTAATCATTACGATTACTGCAGTACTTTGTGCACTGTTAGAAATTGTAGATACCACGATTGTAAACGTAGCTCTAACAGACATGCGAGGTAGCCTTGGTGCTACTTTAACTGATGTGGCTTGGGTAATTACAGCATACGCAATTGCGAATGTTATTGTAATTCCGATGACGAGTTGGCTATCACAACAATTTGGTAGACGTAATTATTTTGTGGCTTCGATCATCATATTTACAGTCTGTTCCTTTTTATGTGGTAATGCCAGTAATATTTGGGAACTGGTAGCTTTTAGGTTTGTTCAGGGTATGGGCGGTGGCGCATTACTGGTAACTGCACAAACTATTATTACCGAAAGTTATCCAATAGCAAAACGTGGTATGGCGCAAGCTATCTACGGAATGGGTGTAATTGTTGGTCCAACTTTAGGTCCGCCTTTGGGAGGATATTTAGTAGATAATTATTCTTGGCCTTATATTTTCTATATCAATATTCCATTGGGAATTATTGCAACTATTTTGGCGCTAACTTTTGTAAGAAGTCCAAAATATGGTGAGAAATTAAAAGCAAATCAGGTTGACTGGTGGGGAATTATATTATTAGCCGCTTTTATTGGATCACTTCAATTCGTTCTGGAACACGGACAACAAGACGATTGGTTTAATGATTCACTTATTGTAACTCTAAGTGTTGTTACGGTTCTTGGATTAATTTTATTTGTTTGGAGAGAGCTTACTTATAAACATCCAATTGTAAATTTAAGTGTTCTAAAAGATGGAAATTTAAGAATTGGTACTGTAATGTGTTTCATTCTTGGTTTTGGTCTTTATGGATCGACGTTAATTATCCCAATCTACACGCAATCTATTTTAGGATGGACAGCAACAGATGCCGGATTATTATTGATTCCTGGTTCGATTACAACGGCGATTATGATGCCATTTGTAGGTAATATGATTCAAAAAGGAGTTCCGCAAGGATATATGGTTGGAGTTGGATTTTTAGTTTTCTTCTTCTTTACCTTTATGATGCAAACTCGTATGACACCGGATACTGGTGTTGAACATATGTACTGGCCTTTAATCTTAAGAGGAATTGGTTTAGGATTGCTATTTGTACCTATTACAACACTTTCGCTTTCGACCTTAAAAGGAAAACACATTGGTGAAGGAGCTGCTTTTACGGGAATGATGAGACAATTAGGTGGTTCATTTGGTATTGCGATTATTACCACTTTTATCACTCGTTTAAGTCAGGAACACAGAGTAAACTTATTGACCAATTTAGATCCTGCAAAATTCGATGTTCAGCAACGTATTGCAGGAATGCAAAGAGCTTTTATGTCTAAAGGATATAGCGCCGATGTTGCACTGAAAAAAGCTTATCAGGCACTGGAATATTCAGTAATGAAACAAAGTACAGTAATGGCCTATATGGATATTTTTATGTACTTAGGAATTATGTTCCTATGTTGTATACCAATTATTCTTTTAATTAAAAAAGGAAAAAACAAGATTAATCCTGCTGATGCAATGCATTAATAATAATTGATTTATAATACGAAAAAGCCGAACTATTTATTTAGTTCGGCTTTTTTATTTTATGAATGAAAATTAGAAATATAATGATCTATGATAATCCGAAGGGATTGAAATCCCGCTTACAATATTTTGGACTCAGAAGGGATTAAAATTCCGCCAATACAATATTTTCAAACCTGAAGAAAATGTAAATCTTCCTTGTAACATCTCTAATCTGAAGGGATTGAAATCCCTCCCTACAATATGCCCCGAATCTCCGAATCTCTACTAAAAAACTTAGTACCTCAGTCCCGAGGCTTCGGGATAGAACCTCAGAACCTTAAAAAAAACCTCTGAACCTTTGTCCCTTTGTCCCTTTGAACCTTTGAACCTTTGAACCTTTTTCAAAAAAAACCTATCTCGTAAACACCAAATGATTTCCTTTAGAAAGATTCGAATCAAATTGATATCCTTCATAATTGAAACCTTTTAAATCATCAATTGTTTCAGCATTTGTATCAATGATATAACGAACCATCATTCCTCTTGCTTTTTTAGCGAAGAAACTGATCATTTTAAGTTTTCCGTCTTTGTAATCTTTAAAGTCCGGCGTAATTACAGGAACTTTTAAAGCCTTTACATCTACAGCCGAAAAATATTCGTTACTGGCAAGATTTACGAACAACTCCCCTTTTGCCAATTCTTTATTTAATGCTTTGGTAACTGTTGGTTTCCAGAATTCGTGCAGATTTTTATATTCCCCAACAGGCAATTTTGTTCCCATTTCTAAACGATACGCCTGCATTAAATCAAGAGGTTTCAAGATGCCGTAAAGTCCGGATAAAATTCGGAGTTTGCTTTGCAGCACTTCTAATTTTTCGACAGGAATTGTATAAGCGTCTAAACCTGTGTATACATCTCCATCAAAAGTATAAATTGCTGGACGTGCATTTTCTGGAGAAAAAGGTGTTTTCCATTCTTGATTTCTTTTCCAGTTTAAATCAGCTAATTTATCTGAGATAGACATTAATTCAGATAATTCAGTAGGTTTTTTAGGTTTTAGAACTTTATGAACCAAGCGTGCTTCTTTTAAAAAAGCTGGTTCTGTATATTGAGTTGTTGGTAATTCTTTTTCGAAATTTAAAGACTTCGCCGGCGATATAACAATTTTCATGTGTGCGTTTTTATAGAATTCAAAAATACAAATTGAATTTTTAAAAATAAGAGATCGGAATTGATTTGTTTGATATTGTTATAACAGCAACATATCAAAAAAAAAGCTCTATCGTAGCAAAATATTTATAGAATTCAATAATCGATATATTTTTAAACCCCAGAGGGGTTATATATTTTATTCGAAAAACAAAAAAAAAGATATCACTCCAATGGAGCTTTAATCAAAATCTATAAAAAAAACTATAAATATTTTGCTCCGCTGGAGCTTTTCTTCATTTAAATATAATTTTATTAAAAATTGATATCACAAATTAAGAATTTCTATAAAAAAGTCTCCTTTACATTATAATAGGCATTTTCTATGTTGTAAATTTGCAGACGTTTCATTCTCTTCAAGAATAGAAATGTATTATTTAAAATTAGTGAATTCGTGGCTATACAAACAAACTATAAAGCAGCTTTACAAAATAAAATCTTCGAAATTATTTCGCAAGCATCTCAAGAATTAAACGTTGACAGTTATGTAATTGGCGGTTTTGTTCGTGATTTGCTTTTAAACCGAGGTTCTAAAAAAGACATTGATGTTGTTGCAGTTGGTAGCGGTATCGAATTGGCACTTAAGGTTTCTGATTTATTACCTAAAAAACCTAAAGTTCAGGTTTTCAAAACTTACGGAACAGCAATGTTGCGTTTTGAAGATACTGATATTGAATTTGTTGGAGCCCGAAAAGAATCTTATAATTTTGAAAGCAGAAATCCAATTGTTGAAAACGGAACTCTTGAAGACGATCAAAATCGCCGTGATTTCACCATAAATGCTTTGGCATTATCGTTGAATGAAAAAACATTTGGAGAACTATCTGACCCTTTTGGCGGATTGACTGATCTTGAAAATAAAACCATCAAAACTCCTTTAGATCCAAGTATTACTTATTCTGATGATCCTTTGCGAATGCTTCGTGCAATTCGTTTTGCGAATCAATTAGGTTTTGAAATCGAGAAAAACTCACTTGATGCGATTACCAAAAATGCAGATCGAATCAAGATCATTTCCGGTGAAAGAATTGTTGATGAATTAAACAAAATCCTTTCGACAGATAAACCTTCTATCGGATTTTTACTTTTATATCAAACTGGACTTTTAGATATTATTTTACCTGAATTAACCGCTTTGAATCAGGTTGAAGAAATTGAAGGTCATACACATAAAAACAACTTTTATCACACATTAGAAGTTGTCGATAATATTTGCCCAAATACAGATGATGTTTGGTTACGTTGGTCAGCTTTATTGCATGATATTGGAAAAGCACCAACAAAACGTTTTACTAAAAAACAAGGCTGGACTTTTCACGGACATGAATTTCTAGGTGGAAAAATGGCTAAGAAAATATTCGAACGTTTACATATGCCATTAAATCACAAAATGAAATTTGTGCAAAAAATGGTCGTTATGAGTTCGCGTCCAATTGTTTTGGCGCAGGATATTGTAACTGACAGCGCGGTTCGTCGTTTGGTTTTTGATGCCGGAGAAGATGTTGAAGATTTAATGACATTGTGTGAAGCTGATATTACGACCAAAAATCCATCGAAATTCAAGAAATATCACAAAAACTTCGAAATCGTTCGCAAGAAAATTGTTGAAGTCGAAGAACGCGATCATGTACGTAATTTTCAACCGCCAATTTCCGGTGAAGAAATTATGGAAATGTTTGATTTGAAACCTTCACGTGAAATTGGAGTTTTGAAAGAAGCTGTAAAAGAAGCAATTTTAGAAGGTGATATCCCGAATGAATATCAGGCTGCTTATGATTTTGTAATTAAAAGAGCTGCAAAATTAAATCTAACGCTTAAAAAATGATAAAATTTTTTAAAATAGTTAATCTAATTATACTCTTAATAATAATTATTTATCCTAATGTCAAGTTTTCAAAAGAGCTAAAAAAAATTAAAAAAAATAATTTCAAGTATAAGTTAATATTTGCTTCAGTATCCATAATTATTCCATTTGGTATGCTTTTAATTATCGCAAATTTAATAATAAGTCATTTTTTAAGAAATTTAGTAAATCCGGATGTTTATTATAATCAATATACTTTTACATTTATAATACCTGCCATTATATTCCCTACAACGATTTTAGGAATATTATATTTTGCAAAATTCTATTTAAAAATAATTTCAAATACAAAAACAAAAAACGAAATCGAAATAATCGGAAAAGAATGAAAAAAGAGAATAAATCAGTAATCATTTGGTTACTATCAGGTTGTGTTTTATTATTTTTAATGGTTGTCGTGGGCGGAATTACCCGTTTGACCAATTCAGGTTTATCAATGACGGATTGGCATTTGGTAACAGATACTTTCCCGCCGTTGACAGAAGCAAAATGGAATGAAGCTTTCGAGCAATACAAGAAATTTCCGGAATATCAAAAAATCAATATTCACAATGACTTTCAATTAGCCGATTATAAATTTATTTATTTCTGGGAATGGTTTCACCGTTTTATAGGAAGAATTATTGGATTGGTTTTCTTTGTGCCTTTTGTTTATTTCTTAATCAGAAAAAAACTGGATCGCGATACAATCAAAAAATGTATCGTTCTATTGGCAATGGGAGCTTTTCAAGGTTTTCTGGGTTGGTTTATGGTTCGCAGCGGATTAATTGACAATCCGGATGTAAGTCACTTTAGACTTTCATTGCACCTTACTTTTGCATTTATCACTTTTGCTTATACTTTATGGGTTGCATTAGATTTAATATATCCAGAACGCAGCATTACAAAGGTAATTCCGCTTCGTAATATTGCCAGATTTGCATTGGTAGCTTTATTAATTCAAATTATTTATGGTGGTTTTGTTGCAGGTTTAAATGCCGGATTAATTCACAATCACTGGCCTTTAATGAGCGACGGACAATTTATACACGATTCTGTTTTTATCGAGCAATCAACTTTGGTTAAAAACTTAATCGAAGGAAAAAGTGGTGTTCAGTTTGTACATAGAACTTTTGCTTATGTCGTTGTAGCATTTATTCTTTTTCTATACTACAAAAGCACTAAATTTTCGCTTACAAGAAATCAATCACATGCCATAAAAACTCTGGTAGCTTTTGTTTTTATTCAATTTGCATTAGGCGTATTTACACTTTTATATAGCGTTCCGTTGGCTTTAGGATTAATTCACCAAATCATGGCTTTTTTCCTTTTGAGCGCAATGACATATACATTGCATAGATTGAGTAAATAATAAAAACTCTTGAAAATAAAAAAATCCTTCAATTGAAGGATTTTTTTGTTTTTAACTATTTCAAACTTTTGATATTCGTTGTGTCAATCGGATTAATCCCGAAGTTTCGGGACGGCCCTACAATATAAATCGAGCCTTTGGCTCTTTAATCTTTTGATTTAACCAACCTCCATTAGACCGGATTAAAATCCGGCCCTACAAAATAGATCGAGCCTTTGGCTCTTTAATGTTGTATTGAATTCTAGGCGAATAATTTTATTTATATTCTAAATAAAATTTATCCCAACCAGGCTTTAAAATCTTGTACTTTTTCTCGGCTTACAATAACCTCATCTTCTTTATAAGTTGGTAAAATAACTTTAAGGCGAGAATTGGTATAAACCTGAATTTCTTTTATTGCCGTAAGCGGAACAATATATTTTCTGCTTACGCGAAAGAAATCCTTCATGTCTAATTCCTGCTCCAGAACTTCTAAAGTCGAATCGATTAAATAGTTTCTATTGTCGAAAGTATGAATGTATGTTCCTTTATTTTCACTAAAAAAACATTCGATTTCTTCTGTTGTGATAACTTTTAAATGCTGTCCGATTTTAACTGTAAATCGCTTTTTAAAACTTTTCTCAAAAGGATTTGACAACATTCGGCGAATTTCTTCAAAATCAGCCTGAAGATTCTGTGTTTCTGAGTTTAATTTAGGGATTCGGGTTTTGAATTTTGTAACGGCAACTTCCAAATCATCTTCATCAATTGGCTTCAAAAGATAATCAATGCTGTTTAGTTTAAAAGCTTTTAACGCATATTCATCATAAGCCGTTGTAAAAATAATAGCGCTTTGAATGTCTATTTTTTCAAAAATCTCAAACGATAAACCATCTGATAACTGAATATCAAGGAAAATTAAATCAGGATGTTGATTATTTGTAAACCAATGAATGGATTCTTCTACAGAATGCAACATTGTTTCTACGGCAATATCTAGCTTTTCTAGTTTTCTCTGCAACAATCTTGCAGCTGGTTTTTCGTCTTCTATGATTAATGTGGTCATTTACTAAAATGCAAAAGTTGAAAATTTAATATAAAATTACTCCCATTTATTCTTATTCTGAGCTTCTTTCTCCATAATTTTTTGAATTTTCTTTTGTTCCCATTCGTCACCAAAAAAGAAATCACGACCAAAAACAGAAAATGCATGAATGACTAAAGCTATTCCCCAAAAAAATGCGGTTGAATAAATTTCCCAATCTCCGAAACCTCTCACTTCAAAATGATTTCCTACATAACCAAAATGACCTCTATTCAAGTTTGAAATAATGATTATAACATTCACTATTAGATAAACCTTCAAATGCGAGTAAAATCCTTTTATCCTTTTTACTTTTCTGTACGCTATATTATAACTTTCGTCTGTACTAAATTCATGTGCATATTCTTCATACATGCGTCTTCTAAATCGTCCCATTTTACTTTGATTTAAAAAATTATTGCCATTTGTTTTGATTCTCTTTTTCTTTTTCCATCAATTCTTTTATTTTTCTTTCTTCCCAGTCTTTTCCTAAAACCGGAAATACTTCAAAAACTTTTAATCCATGAAAAACAACTCCAATTCCCCACCATAATAGTGGCCAGAAAAACCATAAATATTGTGGTGATGTCCACAAATTTATAACTATCAATATAATATTCACAATGATAAAAGAAGTCAGATTTCCGTAGAAACCTTTAATGTTCTCTACTTTCTTTTTTGCTATATAATATTTATCCTCTTCAGTAAATTTTACGTCCATGATTACTCCCATTTTTGTTTTTTTTCCTTTTTCTCTAAGATGCTTTTCAGCTTACGTTCTTCCCATTCTTCTCCAAAAATTTTAAAAGAAGCAAATATATCAACTGCAGATACCAGAAATGCAGTACTCCAAATTATCATTACCAAACTATTTAAATATCGAACTGGAAACACATTTAACGGAAGTCCGAAATAGTTTTTTAAAGTAAACAAAATCAATCCAATACTATAGAAAAAAGCATGAATATAAAATGATTTCAGTTTAACTACTTTTCTGCTTGCTATCTGTCGCAGTTCATTTTTTTCCGGGGCATTATCAAAATCTTTTTCCATAATTATTTCCAAATTTGTTTTTGACTTACTTTTTCTTTGTCAATGATTTCTTTTATTTTTTGTTGTTCCCATTCTTTATTAAAAAACGGAAAACAATCAAACGCTTTCAATCCGTGTAAAACAATCGGAATTCCCCAGCCCAACAAAGAATACCAAAAATATAAGTAACCCGGTGAAGTCATTAGATTCACAACAATTACGATTGGATTACAGAGAAGATAAACCGTTAAATGCTGATAAAACTTTTTAATTTCTTCGACCTTTTTTTGAGCCTGATAATAACGTTCTGAATCTGAATAATTTGTTCCCATGATTATTTCCAGCTTTGTTTATTATTTTCTCTTTCCAAAATTTCTCTGATTTTTCGTTCTTCCCAATTTGAGCTGTATCCAAAAACTTTAAAAGCATGCATTACAACTCCAAATCCCCAGCCTAAAGCCGAAAACCAAAACCATTGAAATCCGGGAGAAAAGGTCAAATTCACGAAGATCAAACAAGGAATCACGCAACAATATGAAATGACATTTGCATAAAATCCTTTTAATTCTTCTACTCTTTTTTTAGCTCTGAAATAAGCTTTATTTTCATCTGAATATTCTGCATTATTTTCCATAACCGTAATTTGTTTCGTTAAGATTGGAATTTTAACTGTAAAAGTTTTTTCATTTTGTTCGATCAAAACTTTTCTATTAGTTACAATTCCGTATCGATTTACAATATTTTGCAATCCAACTCCTTGCCTGTCTTGTAGAACTTCTTTTTTCTGAAAATCATTCTGAATTGCCAAATAATCTCCATCAACAAAAATTCGAATATGTAATGGTTTTTGCTCGCTTACAACATTATGTTTTACCGTATTTTCGAGTAAAAGCTGCAATGATAATGGAACCACTTTTGCATCCGGATTTATATT
This genomic window from Flavobacterium sp. 9 contains:
- a CDS encoding CCA tRNA nucleotidyltransferase codes for the protein MAIQTNYKAALQNKIFEIISQASQELNVDSYVIGGFVRDLLLNRGSKKDIDVVAVGSGIELALKVSDLLPKKPKVQVFKTYGTAMLRFEDTDIEFVGARKESYNFESRNPIVENGTLEDDQNRRDFTINALALSLNEKTFGELSDPFGGLTDLENKTIKTPLDPSITYSDDPLRMLRAIRFANQLGFEIEKNSLDAITKNADRIKIISGERIVDELNKILSTDKPSIGFLLLYQTGLLDIILPELTALNQVEEIEGHTHKNNFYHTLEVVDNICPNTDDVWLRWSALLHDIGKAPTKRFTKKQGWTFHGHEFLGGKMAKKIFERLHMPLNHKMKFVQKMVVMSSRPIVLAQDIVTDSAVRRLVFDAGEDVEDLMTLCEADITTKNPSKFKKYHKNFEIVRKKIVEVEERDHVRNFQPPISGEEIMEMFDLKPSREIGVLKEAVKEAILEGDIPNEYQAAYDFVIKRAAKLNLTLKK
- a CDS encoding HlyD family secretion protein, with translation MEKKKTNTKFIIILTVLVLVGGTYGITKYMHSLAHEETDDAQIEKKMNPIIPRVSGYISKVYVKDNDFVKKGDTLFTIDKRDYQLKIDEANAALLGAEGQYEAAKADIGSANASISVSDAQMKSATGSIESAKIRLRQITNDYNRYNNLYKTHTITKQQYEQALSSKEEAENQVRVLEQQQRASSYQKSVIESKSKASDKQTEVAAANIKKAKTMLDVAHLNLSYTVVTAAIDGQVSKVDIQPGQLVQPGQSLFYIINNNEAWVVANFKETQLNKMIVGQKVSLKVDAYPNYEFKGIVTSFSPATGSRFSLLPPDNATGNFVKTIQRLPVKISLDESNDPEKVKLLRPGMNVDVDVHLK
- a CDS encoding LytTR family DNA-binding domain-containing protein, with amino-acid sequence MTTLIIEDEKPAARLLQRKLEKLDIAVETMLHSVEESIHWFTNNQHPDLIFLDIQLSDGLSFEIFEKIDIQSAIIFTTAYDEYALKAFKLNSIDYLLKPIDEDDLEVAVTKFKTRIPKLNSETQNLQADFEEIRRMLSNPFEKSFKKRFTVKIGQHLKVITTEEIECFFSENKGTYIHTFDNRNYLIDSTLEVLEQELDMKDFFRVSRKYIVPLTAIKEIQVYTNSRLKVILPTYKEDEVIVSREKVQDFKAWLG
- a CDS encoding 2TM domain-containing protein; this encodes MDVKFTEEDKYYIAKKKVENIKGFYGNLTSFIIVNIILIVINLWTSPQYLWFFWPLLWWGIGVVFHGLKVFEVFPVLGKDWEERKIKELMEKEKENQNKWQ
- a CDS encoding 2TM domain-containing protein; this translates as MEKDFDNAPEKNELRQIASRKVVKLKSFYIHAFFYSIGLILFTLKNYFGLPLNVFPVRYLNSLVMIIWSTAFLVSAVDIFASFKIFGEEWEERKLKSILEKKEKKQKWE
- a CDS encoding COX15/CtaA family protein — translated: MKKENKSVIIWLLSGCVLLFLMVVVGGITRLTNSGLSMTDWHLVTDTFPPLTEAKWNEAFEQYKKFPEYQKINIHNDFQLADYKFIYFWEWFHRFIGRIIGLVFFVPFVYFLIRKKLDRDTIKKCIVLLAMGAFQGFLGWFMVRSGLIDNPDVSHFRLSLHLTFAFITFAYTLWVALDLIYPERSITKVIPLRNIARFALVALLIQIIYGGFVAGLNAGLIHNHWPLMSDGQFIHDSVFIEQSTLVKNLIEGKSGVQFVHRTFAYVVVAFILFLYYKSTKFSLTRNQSHAIKTLVAFVFIQFALGVFTLLYSVPLALGLIHQIMAFFLLSAMTYTLHRLSK
- the yaaA gene encoding peroxide stress protein YaaA is translated as MKIVISPAKSLNFEKELPTTQYTEPAFLKEARLVHKVLKPKKPTELSELMSISDKLADLNWKRNQEWKTPFSPENARPAIYTFDGDVYTGLDAYTIPVEKLEVLQSKLRILSGLYGILKPLDLMQAYRLEMGTKLPVGEYKNLHEFWKPTVTKALNKELAKGELFVNLASNEYFSAVDVKALKVPVITPDFKDYKDGKLKMISFFAKKARGMMVRYIIDTNAETIDDLKGFNYEGYQFDSNLSKGNHLVFTR
- a CDS encoding MDR family MFS transporter, which produces MATAVQADDDLVEYGYRRVIITITAVLCALLEIVDTTIVNVALTDMRGSLGATLTDVAWVITAYAIANVIVIPMTSWLSQQFGRRNYFVASIIIFTVCSFLCGNASNIWELVAFRFVQGMGGGALLVTAQTIITESYPIAKRGMAQAIYGMGVIVGPTLGPPLGGYLVDNYSWPYIFYINIPLGIIATILALTFVRSPKYGEKLKANQVDWWGIILLAAFIGSLQFVLEHGQQDDWFNDSLIVTLSVVTVLGLILFVWRELTYKHPIVNLSVLKDGNLRIGTVMCFILGFGLYGSTLIIPIYTQSILGWTATDAGLLLIPGSITTAIMMPFVGNMIQKGVPQGYMVGVGFLVFFFFTFMMQTRMTPDTGVEHMYWPLILRGIGLGLLFVPITTLSLSTLKGKHIGEGAAFTGMMRQLGGSFGIAIITTFITRLSQEHRVNLLTNLDPAKFDVQQRIAGMQRAFMSKGYSADVALKKAYQALEYSVMKQSTVMAYMDIFMYLGIMFLCCIPIILLIKKGKNKINPADAMH
- a CDS encoding 2TM domain-containing protein — translated: MGRFRRRMYEEYAHEFSTDESYNIAYRKVKRIKGFYSHLKVYLIVNVIIIISNLNRGHFGYVGNHFEVRGFGDWEIYSTAFFWGIALVIHAFSVFGRDFFFGDEWEQKKIQKIMEKEAQNKNKWE
- a CDS encoding 2TM domain-containing protein; its protein translation is MGTNYSDSERYYQAQKKVEEIKKFYQHLTVYLLCNPIVIVVNLMTSPGYLYFWYSLLGWGIPIVLHGLKAFDCFPFFNKEWEQQKIKEIIDKEKVSQKQIWK